A genomic region of Rhipicephalus sanguineus isolate Rsan-2018 chromosome 3, BIME_Rsan_1.4, whole genome shotgun sequence contains the following coding sequences:
- the LOC119385779 gene encoding lactosylceramide 1,3-N-acetyl-beta-D-glucosaminyltransferase A: MAEFISCVNCSSSAPSGLVWRAVSDGAREVLLEYPDLLMDTYAIWNRCPRLTVLVTSEPGRRAQRDAIRATWGHLDFRCNCSYRVVFFMSAVPRSKQHYALKAEYRLTKDIVVQARIAASPEPTWSMSALLVEWVPTHVSHSSFVLRVTDDTYVNVPAVLDAVESLPSSNGTVLMYGLLSPDRTHLEDCAYMAKSEVFAQMQRSFADVAMNQSDGPLVTGRLAREAGVALVHMKGFGSCRSRHSALMAQQWLRKGGDASSAFLTVRGMSPVLMSMLDEV; the protein is encoded by the exons ATGGCCGAGTTCATCAGCTGCGTCAACTGCTCGTCGTCGGCCCCGTCGGGTCTGGTGTGGCGCGCGGTTTCCGACGGGGCGCGCGAGGTGCTGCTCGAGTACCCGGACCTGCTGATGGACACGTACGCCATCTGGAATCGGTGCCCGAGGCTCACCGTGCTCGTCACCTCGGAACCCGGGCGGAGGGCGCAGCGGGACGCCATCCGGGCCACCTGGGGGCACCTGGATTTCCGCTGCAACTGCAGCTACCGCGTTGTCTTCTTTATGAGCGCGGTGCCACGCTCGAAGCAGCACTACGCCCTCAAG gccgagtaccggctcaccaAGGACATCGTGGTCCAGGCGAGAATCGCCGCATCACCCGAGCCCACGTGGTCGATGTCCGCGCTGCTCGTAGAATGGGTCCCTACGCACGTGTCCCATTCGAGTTTCGTGCTGCGCGTTACAGACGACACGTACGTGAACGTGCCGGCAGTGCTGGACGCTGTGGAGAGCCTACCCTCGTCCAACGGCACTGTCCTCATGTACGGCCTCTTGTCGCCTGACCGGACGCACCTGGAAGACTGCGCCTACATGGCCAAGTCCGAAGTCTTCGCGCAAATGCAGCGGTCTTTCGCCGACGTCGCCATGAACCAAAGTGACGGGCCCCTGGTCACTGGGCGGCTGGCGCGCGAGGCAGGGGTCGCCCTGGTGCACATGAAAGGCTTCGGCAGCTGCAGAAGTCGGCACTCTGCCTTAATGGCGCAGCAGTGGTTGCGAAAAGGCGGCGATGCGTCTTCGGCGTTCCTGACGGTGCGCGGAATGTCGCCCGTGCTGATGTCTATGCTAGACGAAGTATAG